A stretch of the Helicoverpa zea isolate HzStark_Cry1AcR chromosome 29, ilHelZeax1.1, whole genome shotgun sequence genome encodes the following:
- the LOC124643927 gene encoding serine protease snake-like yields the protein MLFKIVIFLCMCKFSAQNDQVLLNLPEGHQCFWNGMLGKCTPIIACKSAKDAIKRKIHPPICSFEGVNPIVCCIECEQTHSNQVSDYDIDSRFNQSRSKARNYCLKYLAKLSYPCRFVPRYLPEEKVDPERNCYQEEPTLEDDGTTKFIEDYISTTESSGLLHLDRYHYQPLPPISFGFDAQRSQFPHMALLGYGEDMKTAQWLCGGSVISERYILTAAHCISSPTAGPVRYIAVGMLRRSDPPAFWRRHHVTSIVPHPEYVPPHKYHDIALLETDTDIQFDGSVLPACLHSEPNPAALGSGRGTGRPGLATLVNLMLAGKVDEAVIDVLYGANLCALRKRDGGIRPIAVKLERYDEETCSQLYPKHRHLVYGYNHTTQMCYGDYEKPKDTCEGDSGGPLQIANDMLNCAYDIIGVTSYGRQCGVTAGSGIYTRVYHYLPWIESIVWP from the exons atgttatttaaaatagttatttttctttgtatgtGTAAGTTTAGTGCACAGAATGATCAAGTTTTGCTTAATTTACCGGAAG GCCACCAATGTTTTTGGAACGGGATGCTTGGAAAGTGTACCCCAATAATAGCCTGCAAATCAGCCAAAGATGCTATAAAGAGAAAGATTCACCCTCCC ATATGCAGTTTTGAAGGAGTAAACCCTATAGTTTGCTGTATAGAATGTGAGCAGACGCACAGTAATCA ggTCTCAGACTATGATATAGATTCAAGATTTAACCAATCAAGGAGCAAGGCGAGAAATT ATTGCTTAAAATACTTGGCAAAATTAAGCTATCCATGCCGTTTTGTTCCAAGATATCTGCCTGAAGAGAAGGTGGATCCTGAGAGGAACTGCTACCAGGAGGAACCGACTCTAGAAGATGATGGCACCACCAAGTTTATTGAAGATTATATTTCTACCACTGAAAGCAGTGGTTTGTTACATCTG GACCGTTACCACTATCAACCTTTACCCCCAATAAGTTTCGGGTTCGATGCTCAACGCAGCCAGTTTCCTCATATG GCTCTGCTGGGGTATGGTGAGGACATGAAGACGGCGCAGTGGCTGTGTGGAGGCTCCGTCATCAGTGAGCGATACATCCTCACTGCTGCACACTGCATATCCAGTCCTACTGC AGGTCCCGTGAGATACATAGCTGTGGGAATGTTGAGGCGTTCAGACCCTCCGGCCTTCTGGAGGAGGCACCACGTGACGAGTATAGTTCCTCACCCGGAGTATGTTCCTCCTCATAAGTACCACGACATCGCACTACTGGAAACTGACACTGA TATTCAGTTCGACGGTTCCGTCCTGCCCGCCTGTCTGCACTCGGAGCCGAACCCTGCTGCACTAGGTTCGGGGCGCGGCACTGGCCGGCCGGGGCTGGCCA CCCTGGTCAACCTTATGCTcgccggcaaggtggacgaggCCGTCATCGACGTCTTGTATGGAGCGAACCTCTGCGCCCTACGCAAGAGGGATGGTGGcattcgtccaattgcc GTAAAACTAGAGAGATACGATGAAGAAACCTGCTCCCAACTGTATCCCAAGCACAGGCATTTGGTTTACGGTTACAATCACACCACACAAATGTGCTATGGAGATTACGAGAAGCCGAAAGATACATGCGAG gGTGACAGCGGGGGTCCTCTCCAAATAGCAAACGACATGTTGAACTGCGCGTACGACATCATCGGCGTGACGTCATACGGGCGTCAGTGTGGCGTCACCGCGGGCTCCGGGATCTACACCCGGGTGTACCACTACTTACCCTGGATTGAGAGCATCGTCTGGCCTTGA